A single Natranaerobius thermophilus JW/NM-WN-LF DNA region contains:
- a CDS encoding IS256 family transposase — protein MNLIDKKKVREMMKEGKLKDVNDIQDLLKEQFGELIEEMLEGELDHELGYSKYDYREKETTNSRNGKREKQLKSNYGNLEIEVPRDREGEFEPQVVKKNQRDVSSIDDQVLSMYAKGMTVRDIQTHLQELYGVDASPTLISGITDKIVPLIKEWQNRPLSRIYAHVVMDAVHYKVRQDGRIVNKAAYMAIGIDLDGMKDVLGIWIGENESSKYWLKIINELKNRGVEDILIVSIDGLKGFEDAIHAVYPQTEIQSCIIHQIRNSTRYISYKDRKEFCSDLKNVYRAPTEEVALIELDKLEEKWGDKYEISIRSWRNNWDKLSVMFKYPEEVRKLIYTNNSMESYNRQLRKVTKSKSIFPTDESLLKMLYLATMDITKKWTMRTKNWAQILGQLSIYFEGRI, from the coding sequence ATGAATTTAATTGACAAAAAGAAAGTCAGAGAAATGATGAAGGAAGGAAAGTTGAAAGATGTGAATGATATTCAAGACTTACTGAAGGAACAGTTTGGCGAGCTGATAGAAGAAATGCTGGAAGGCGAACTTGACCATGAATTAGGCTACTCGAAGTATGATTATCGAGAAAAAGAAACTACCAACAGTCGAAACGGGAAGAGAGAAAAACAACTCAAATCGAATTATGGTAATTTAGAAATAGAAGTACCAAGAGACCGAGAAGGTGAATTTGAACCACAAGTAGTTAAAAAGAACCAACGAGACGTTTCAAGCATCGATGATCAGGTTCTAAGCATGTATGCAAAAGGCATGACAGTAAGAGATATACAGACTCATTTACAAGAGCTTTATGGAGTGGATGCTTCTCCTACACTCATTTCCGGAATTACAGACAAAATAGTTCCTCTAATTAAGGAGTGGCAAAACCGACCGCTATCAAGAATCTATGCTCATGTAGTTATGGATGCTGTCCATTACAAAGTGAGGCAAGATGGTAGAATAGTCAACAAAGCAGCTTATATGGCTATAGGAATTGATTTAGATGGCATGAAGGATGTTTTGGGCATTTGGATTGGAGAAAATGAAAGTTCGAAATACTGGTTGAAGATAATTAACGAGTTAAAAAATCGAGGCGTAGAAGATATTTTAATTGTATCAATAGATGGTTTAAAAGGGTTTGAAGATGCAATACATGCTGTTTATCCGCAAACAGAAATTCAAAGCTGCATAATTCATCAGATTAGAAATAGCACAAGATATATATCGTACAAAGATCGAAAAGAATTCTGTAGTGATCTTAAGAATGTTTATAGAGCCCCAACTGAGGAAGTCGCTTTAATAGAGCTAGATAAACTCGAAGAAAAATGGGGAGATAAATATGAGATTTCCATTAGATCGTGGAGAAATAATTGGGACAAGCTCTCTGTTATGTTTAAATATCCAGAAGAAGTTAGAAAACTAATTTATACAAACAATTCTATGGAAAGCTACAACCGACAATTAAGAAAAGTTACCAAATCAAAAAGTATCTTCCCTACCGACGAATCCTTATTAAAAATGCTTTATCTTGCTACAATGGATATCACTAAAAAATGGACTATGAGAACAAAAAACTGGGCTCAGATTCTGGGACAATTGAGTATTTACTTTGAAGGAAGAATTTAA
- a CDS encoding FMN-binding protein: MRKIYSRKNKYLLLLITLALLATFTLTACNDGDQDEPKNGTPGDGEDEGEPTNGEDGMFSAASEADDRGYVYAEVTLENDQITDVELTEFNDKGLAKGEDYGWEPWHEAMDELPDRFVEANSSEIEAYSEATTTSNKAMGAVDKAIQKSEGQETFDGTFMGTSEIDKDLGWGVAWVVVEDEEITEVQLEEVTVADEEEDEEDKYEFKDDDYDWEDWQEARETMPDWFEDENTWDVDIYTGATQSSEMWREAVKDALEKAGIAEDVEDDADEDNDQEDDEEQQEEEGNNDEQDENDDEEE; this comes from the coding sequence GTGCGTAAAATATATTCACGGAAAAACAAATATTTGCTTTTGTTAATCACCCTGGCCTTATTAGCAACTTTCACATTAACAGCTTGCAATGACGGTGACCAAGATGAACCTAAAAATGGTACCCCTGGTGATGGAGAGGACGAAGGAGAACCTACTAATGGAGAAGATGGAATGTTTTCTGCAGCTTCTGAAGCTGATGATAGAGGTTATGTTTATGCAGAAGTAACTTTAGAAAACGATCAAATCACCGATGTGGAACTGACAGAATTTAACGACAAAGGCCTTGCCAAAGGCGAAGATTACGGATGGGAACCTTGGCATGAAGCAATGGATGAACTTCCTGACCGATTTGTTGAAGCGAATTCTTCCGAAATTGAAGCTTACAGTGAAGCTACCACTACATCAAATAAAGCAATGGGAGCAGTAGATAAAGCAATACAAAAGTCAGAAGGCCAAGAAACTTTTGATGGCACGTTTATGGGAACTTCCGAAATAGATAAAGATTTAGGTTGGGGAGTTGCTTGGGTTGTGGTAGAAGATGAGGAAATAACTGAAGTACAACTAGAAGAAGTCACGGTTGCAGACGAAGAGGAGGATGAAGAAGACAAGTATGAATTTAAAGACGACGATTATGACTGGGAAGATTGGCAAGAAGCCAGAGAAACTATGCCCGATTGGTTTGAGGATGAAAATACATGGGATGTAGATATTTACACTGGTGCTACCCAAAGTTCAGAAATGTGGAGAGAAGCCGTCAAAGATGCCCTTGAAAAAGCAGGTATCGCAGAAGATGTCGAAGACGATGCTGACGAAGACAATGACCAGGAAGATGATGAAGAACAACAAGAAGAAGAGGGCAATAATGATGAACAGGACGAAAATGATGACGAAGAAGAGTAA
- the rsxC gene encoding electron transport complex subunit RsxC, with protein MAQLTFRGGVEPGDYKNTADHPIEQMALPDKVYIPLEQHIGAPCEPIVDVGDKVKTGQKIAESEAPVSAPIHASISGEVIDITEYTHPIGEKANTIIIENDGKDELDYEESEGLDSPDNITADEIKEKVNAAGIIGMGGAAFPTHIKISPDKEKPIDTVILNGAECEPYLTTDYRMMLEAEDYVLFGLRAIMKAVNCENGVIAIENNKPQAIEKMQNIVADDDRLQVMIFESKYPQGAEKQLIKTVTGREVPSGGLPMDVGCIVNNVGTAVAIAEAIKLNKPSYERVMTVTGPGINRPGNFLVRIGTLASHIISECGGAKENTKKVIMGGPMMGLSQPTVEFPVIKGTSGILLLTGSEVKVFEEKPCINCGRCVDDCPAYLLPNVIAHYMENGRVNESEDYNAMDCIECGCCTYICPANRPLVHYIRMAKADIMKKREKEG; from the coding sequence ATGGCCCAGTTAACCTTTAGGGGAGGTGTGGAACCTGGTGACTATAAAAATACCGCAGACCACCCTATAGAACAGATGGCATTACCCGACAAAGTTTATATTCCCCTAGAACAACATATCGGAGCACCTTGTGAACCTATTGTTGATGTAGGAGATAAGGTTAAAACTGGTCAAAAAATTGCAGAAAGTGAAGCTCCGGTCTCGGCACCTATTCATGCAAGTATTTCGGGGGAAGTTATAGATATTACTGAATACACCCATCCAATTGGAGAAAAAGCCAATACAATAATAATTGAAAATGACGGAAAAGATGAATTGGATTACGAAGAAAGCGAGGGATTAGATTCCCCCGATAATATTACAGCTGATGAAATTAAAGAGAAAGTGAATGCAGCTGGAATTATTGGTATGGGCGGAGCTGCTTTCCCTACTCATATCAAAATCTCTCCAGATAAAGAAAAACCTATTGATACAGTTATCTTAAACGGGGCTGAATGTGAACCTTATTTAACAACTGATTACAGAATGATGTTGGAAGCAGAAGATTATGTGTTGTTTGGCTTAAGAGCTATTATGAAAGCAGTTAACTGTGAAAATGGAGTTATTGCTATTGAAAATAATAAGCCCCAAGCTATCGAGAAAATGCAAAATATTGTAGCAGATGACGACAGACTACAGGTGATGATATTTGAATCAAAGTATCCCCAGGGGGCAGAAAAACAGTTGATAAAAACGGTTACAGGAAGAGAAGTGCCTTCTGGAGGATTGCCTATGGATGTAGGATGTATCGTAAATAATGTAGGAACAGCTGTAGCTATAGCTGAGGCTATTAAATTAAATAAACCTTCTTACGAAAGAGTTATGACAGTAACAGGTCCAGGAATCAACCGACCAGGTAATTTTTTAGTAAGAATAGGGACACTAGCATCTCATATTATTTCTGAATGTGGTGGAGCAAAGGAAAATACAAAAAAAGTTATCATGGGCGGTCCTATGATGGGGCTGAGCCAACCGACAGTTGAGTTTCCAGTTATTAAGGGAACTTCAGGGATTTTATTATTAACAGGATCAGAGGTTAAAGTTTTTGAAGAAAAACCCTGCATTAATTGTGGCAGATGTGTAGACGATTGTCCTGCCTATTTACTTCCCAATGTAATAGCCCATTATATGGAAAATGGCAGGGTAAATGAGTCAGAAGACTATAACGCCATGGATTGCATAGAATGTGGTTGCTGTACTTATATATGCCCTGCTAACAGACCACTGGTGCATTATATTAGAATGGCCAAGGCCGATATCATGAAAAAGCGAGAAAAAGAAGGATGA
- a CDS encoding RnfABCDGE type electron transport complex subunit D: protein MKEKLVVSSSPHLRSPETIDSIMRDVLIALIPPFIVSIWLFGWTSIIVVAVATAVSMITESLIVHKSLAPRKLKGDLSAAVTGVIFGLSLPPGTPWWVVASGAFVAIFIAKQIFGGIGYNIFNPALVGRAFVVVAWPSYLTHWTEPFEPVDAASRATPLAFPGMTEGSPFEIVPFTDLFVGTIAGSLGETSALAITIGGIFLLIRGHIDFRVPLGFLGALALVVSIAGENALFHLVSGSAFFGAIFIATCMVTSPYTKTGKLIFGIGCGAITAILRMYAAIPAGVTYAVLLMNALVPFINVYTKPRVYGEVNNKK from the coding sequence ATGAAAGAGAAACTTGTGGTGTCTTCTTCACCTCATCTCAGGTCACCAGAAACTATAGATAGTATTATGAGAGATGTGTTAATAGCTTTAATACCACCTTTTATTGTAAGCATCTGGTTATTTGGTTGGACATCTATCATTGTTGTTGCAGTGGCAACTGCAGTATCTATGATAACTGAATCTCTTATAGTCCATAAATCATTGGCTCCAAGGAAACTTAAAGGAGATTTAAGTGCTGCAGTCACAGGGGTTATTTTTGGACTGAGTTTGCCCCCTGGGACGCCCTGGTGGGTAGTAGCTTCAGGCGCTTTTGTTGCTATTTTCATTGCAAAACAGATATTTGGAGGGATTGGATATAATATTTTCAATCCCGCTTTAGTAGGTAGGGCTTTTGTAGTAGTAGCTTGGCCCTCTTATTTAACTCATTGGACAGAACCCTTTGAACCTGTTGATGCTGCTTCTAGGGCCACCCCATTGGCATTCCCGGGTATGACAGAGGGTTCACCCTTTGAAATAGTTCCCTTTACTGACTTGTTTGTAGGAACCATTGCTGGTTCACTTGGTGAAACCTCGGCTTTAGCAATTACAATTGGTGGAATATTTCTACTAATAAGAGGACATATTGATTTCAGAGTGCCTCTCGGTTTTTTGGGTGCCTTGGCTTTAGTTGTTTCTATTGCAGGCGAAAATGCATTGTTCCATTTAGTTAGCGGTAGTGCTTTTTTTGGAGCTATTTTTATAGCCACTTGCATGGTCACCTCTCCTTATACAAAAACTGGAAAACTAATTTTTGGGATAGGTTGTGGTGCCATAACTGCCATTTTAAGGATGTACGCAGCAATTCCCGCTGGAGTAACCTATGCGGTGCTATTGATGAATGCATTAGTACCCTTTATTAATGTTTATACTAAACCTAGAGTCTATGGGGAGGTTAATAATAAAAAATGA
- a CDS encoding FMN-binding protein, whose protein sequence is MKASNVLRLSMILTLVTLLAATVLGFSFVYTEPLIWEQRMEQLEDAMFKFFPEADQFEIEEVNDDEFYVVEKDDETIGAAALTNPSGYGGEIEMMVAVDIDGEIRGIEILGHSETPGLGDKIENEEWQTQFIGLTVVDEIQIGVDVDVISGATVSSQGVTRGVEKGVEKVAITYFQKDPEELEEIEEAPKVLEDGVFTGEGTGRNPGIEVEVTVEEGEITDIELLDHDESDAYMDEAWEGMVDKIKEANCPDVDSVSGATQSSVGIKDAVEDAIEEREEEFEDGVARGEGTGRNPGVVVEVTVQDGEITELELLEHDDSDSYMNQAWDDMRERILEEQSTDVDTVSGATQSSVGIINAVEEALEQESE, encoded by the coding sequence ATGAAAGCATCCAACGTACTTCGTCTATCAATGATTTTAACTTTAGTTACACTTTTGGCAGCTACTGTCTTGGGTTTCTCATTTGTATATACAGAGCCTCTAATTTGGGAACAAAGGATGGAACAGTTAGAAGATGCCATGTTTAAATTCTTCCCAGAAGCTGATCAATTTGAAATAGAAGAGGTTAATGACGATGAATTTTATGTAGTAGAAAAAGATGATGAAACAATTGGAGCTGCTGCTTTAACCAATCCAAGTGGATATGGTGGAGAAATAGAGATGATGGTAGCAGTAGATATTGATGGTGAAATTAGAGGAATAGAAATTTTAGGCCATTCGGAAACTCCAGGATTAGGAGACAAAATTGAAAACGAAGAGTGGCAGACCCAGTTTATTGGCTTAACTGTAGTAGATGAAATTCAAATAGGTGTTGATGTAGATGTTATTTCAGGCGCCACTGTAAGTAGCCAGGGAGTAACTAGAGGAGTAGAAAAAGGGGTTGAAAAAGTTGCTATAACCTATTTTCAAAAGGATCCAGAGGAGCTTGAAGAGATTGAAGAGGCTCCAAAAGTATTAGAAGATGGAGTATTTACCGGGGAAGGCACTGGTCGTAATCCGGGAATTGAAGTGGAAGTTACTGTAGAGGAAGGGGAAATTACAGATATTGAACTTCTTGATCATGATGAATCCGATGCATATATGGATGAAGCCTGGGAAGGAATGGTTGATAAAATAAAAGAAGCAAACTGCCCTGATGTGGACTCGGTATCAGGTGCCACCCAGTCCAGTGTTGGTATAAAGGATGCAGTAGAAGATGCCATTGAAGAAAGAGAAGAAGAATTTGAAGATGGAGTAGCGAGAGGTGAAGGAACGGGAAGAAATCCAGGTGTTGTTGTTGAGGTGACAGTTCAGGATGGTGAAATAACCGAACTGGAACTCCTTGAACATGATGATTCTGACTCATACATGAATCAAGCTTGGGATGATATGCGTGAAAGAATTTTAGAAGAACAGTCTACTGATGTAGATACTGTATCTGGAGCTACCCAATCAAGTGTTGGAATTATTAACGCAGTAGAGGAAGCTTTAGAACAGGAGAGTGAATAG
- the rsxE gene encoding electron transport complex subunit RsxE — MNFSQALAQGILRENGLYRQLLGLCPALAVTGTAINSLGMGVATLSVLVASNIVISLIRNLIPQKIRIPAYIVIIATFVTLVDMVLEAFNPELHSALGIFIPLIVTNCLILGRAEAFASREEIVPSIGDGLGMGLGFTLALLSVGVVRELLGMGSIFGWPVMDQLFGLFGAEFQPVLIFVQPAGAFFALGLLLAVMNLYFRKISV, encoded by the coding sequence ATGAATTTTAGTCAGGCATTAGCCCAAGGGATATTAAGAGAAAATGGTTTGTACCGGCAATTGCTGGGGCTTTGTCCTGCCCTGGCAGTTACCGGTACTGCTATTAACAGCTTAGGCATGGGAGTTGCCACTTTATCAGTTTTAGTGGCTTCAAATATTGTTATATCTCTTATACGTAATCTGATTCCTCAGAAAATTAGAATTCCAGCTTATATAGTTATCATAGCCACTTTTGTAACCCTGGTTGATATGGTCTTAGAAGCTTTTAATCCAGAGCTCCATTCTGCTTTAGGTATTTTTATCCCCTTGATTGTAACTAATTGTTTGATATTAGGAAGGGCTGAAGCCTTTGCTTCCCGAGAAGAAATTGTACCTTCCATTGGCGATGGACTCGGTATGGGGCTTGGCTTTACCCTGGCACTTCTTTCTGTAGGTGTAGTGCGAGAACTTTTAGGAATGGGAAGTATTTTTGGGTGGCCGGTGATGGATCAGTTATTTGGATTGTTTGGGGCAGAATTTCAACCAGTTTTGATATTTGTCCAACCTGCTGGAGCTTTTTTTGCCCTGGGGCTATTATTGGCAGTAATGAATTTGTATTTTAGAAAAATTTCTGTGTAA
- the rsxA gene encoding electron transport complex subunit RsxA, translating to MIEDLLVIFLGAVLVNNFVLIRFLGICPFLGVSKKVETALGMGFAVTFVMTLSSIITWFIAEFILIPLEAEYLEYVAYILVIASLVQFIEMLLEKVSPSLYKALGIFLPLITTNCAILGLVLINILEDYNLLEATVHGIGAGVGFILALILMAGIRERLELVKMHEVFKGASIAFITAGILALAFSGFLGII from the coding sequence ATGATAGAGGATCTACTGGTTATCTTTTTGGGAGCAGTTCTTGTTAATAATTTTGTATTAATAAGATTTTTAGGAATCTGTCCTTTTCTGGGAGTTTCGAAAAAAGTAGAAACAGCTTTGGGAATGGGTTTTGCTGTTACTTTTGTTATGACATTGTCATCTATAATTACATGGTTTATAGCTGAATTTATCCTCATCCCCCTGGAAGCTGAATACCTAGAGTATGTAGCTTATATTCTGGTGATTGCTTCTCTGGTACAGTTTATTGAAATGTTACTCGAAAAAGTTAGTCCGAGCTTGTATAAAGCTTTGGGAATATTTCTGCCTTTGATTACTACTAATTGTGCTATTTTAGGTTTAGTATTGATTAATATACTTGAAGATTATAATTTGTTGGAAGCTACTGTCCATGGAATTGGTGCGGGAGTTGGGTTTATTTTGGCTTTAATTTTGATGGCCGGTATCAGAGAGCGCTTGGAACTTGTTAAAATGCATGAAGTTTTTAAGGGTGCTTCAATCGCTTTTATTACCGCGGGAATTCTTGCCCTGGCTTTTTCAGGATTTTTAGGCATAATCTAG
- a CDS encoding RnfABCDGE type electron transport complex subunit B has protein sequence MIEAVLSLGAIAFIFGSVLAYAAEKFKVEKDPRIEAIAEVVPGANCGACGYPGCEAFAEAVARGEAPPEGCTPGGKKAAEQISEILSNGAGESNEFSTLGYVKETNKVIQEPSQKYIAEVACLGSREYCKEKFEYDGVRDCRAAMMYRNGPKACEFGCIGLATCVETCPFEAIEMRDDGLPRINHDICRGCATCVNTCPKSVIRLIPGDRYKHFIYCNSQETGEIVKENCQYGCLGCGICREQCPVGAINLDNDLAVIDQNKCVNCGLCKDKCPTACIVSESERLQ, from the coding sequence ATGATTGAAGCTGTTTTAAGTTTAGGAGCTATTGCGTTTATTTTTGGATCTGTATTAGCTTATGCCGCGGAAAAATTTAAAGTCGAGAAAGACCCACGCATAGAGGCAATTGCTGAAGTTGTGCCGGGTGCTAATTGCGGTGCCTGTGGGTATCCAGGTTGTGAAGCTTTTGCAGAAGCTGTAGCCAGGGGAGAAGCTCCACCTGAAGGTTGTACACCTGGAGGAAAGAAGGCAGCCGAACAGATTTCAGAGATACTGTCTAATGGAGCAGGTGAGAGCAATGAGTTTAGCACCTTGGGTTATGTGAAAGAAACCAATAAAGTGATACAGGAACCTTCTCAAAAATACATTGCAGAAGTGGCTTGCTTAGGCTCTAGAGAGTATTGTAAGGAGAAGTTTGAGTATGATGGAGTCAGAGATTGCCGGGCTGCAATGATGTACCGAAATGGTCCAAAAGCTTGTGAATTTGGGTGTATAGGCCTAGCTACCTGTGTTGAAACATGTCCTTTTGAAGCTATTGAAATGAGAGATGACGGTCTTCCTCGTATAAACCATGATATATGCAGGGGCTGTGCCACTTGTGTAAATACATGTCCTAAGAGTGTCATAAGATTGATACCGGGAGATAGGTACAAACATTTTATATATTGTAACTCTCAAGAAACGGGAGAAATTGTAAAGGAAAACTGTCAATATGGATGTCTTGGTTGTGGTATTTGCCGTGAACAATGTCCCGTTGGTGCTATAAATTTAGATAATGATTTAGCAGTTATTGATCAAAATAAGTGTGTTAACTGTGGTTTGTGTAAAGATAAATGCCCAACAGCTTGCATTGTAAGTGAATCTGAAAGACTTCAATAA
- a CDS encoding CDIF630_02480 family spore surface protein, with protein sequence MKKTKLYRRFKPVEKHDTAAWANIKKLKGISQVSLPDEYEVENAKEWVDNNQK encoded by the coding sequence ATGAAAAAGACTAAACTGTATCGTAGATTTAAACCTGTTGAAAAGCATGATACTGCAGCATGGGCAAATATAAAGAAGTTAAAAGGAATATCCCAGGTTTCTCTTCCTGACGAGTATGAAGTAGAAAATGCCAAAGAATGGGTAGACAATAATCAAAAGTAA